In the genome of Lacerta agilis isolate rLacAgi1 chromosome 2, rLacAgi1.pri, whole genome shotgun sequence, one region contains:
- the SPRY4 gene encoding protein sprouty homolog 4 isoform X2 has product MEPWTPHSITGAPNSTVAVQPLLDSRIPYGRLQHPLTILPIDQMKTTHLENDYIDNPTLAQLAAQKHPRGHHEPAHPPRCEQDITHPWISFSGRPSSISSSSSTSSDQRLLDHMAPAPVADQSSPRAVRIQPKAINCKPLDLKGPASQEMDKHFLLCEACGKCKCKECALPRTLPSCWVCNQECLCSAQTLVNYSTCMCLVKGVFYHCTNEDDEGSCADHPCSCSHSNCCARWSFMSALSLVLPCLLCYLPATGCVKLSQRCYDQVRLDPGDDPITQALLILLLFCLPENSFSLL; this is encoded by the exons ATGGAGCCTTGGACGCCTCACAGCATTACTGGGGCTCCCAATTCCACCGTGGCGGTCCAGCCTCTCCTGGACAGCCGCATCCCCTATGGCAGGCTGCAGCATCCTCTGACCATCCTGCCGATTGACCAAATGAAGACCACGCACCTGGAGAACGACTACATAGACAACCCCACCCTGGCCCAGCTGGCTGCTCAGAAACATCCCCGGGGCCACCACGAGCCCGCCCATCCCCCGCGATGCGAGCAGGACATCACCCACCCGTGGATCTCTTTCAGCGGGCGGCCCAGTTCcatcagcagtagcagcagcacatCTTCGGATCAGAGGCTTTTGGATCACATGGCTCCAGCCCCGGTAGCAGACCAGTCCTCCCCAAGGGCTGTCCGGATACAGCCCAAGGCGATTAATTGCAAGCCCTTGGACCTGAAGGGACCTGCTTCTCAGGAGATGGACAAGCACTTTTTGCTGTGCGAAGCATGTGGGAAATGCAAATGCAAGGAGTGCGCCCTGCCGAGGACTTTGCCCTCCTGCTGGGTGTGCAACCAGGAGTGCCTGTGCTCGGCTCAGACCCTGGTCAACTACTCCACCTGCATGTGTCTGGTGAAGGGCGTCTTCTACCACTGTACCAACGAGGATGACGAGGGCTCTTGCGCAGACCACCCTTGCTCCTGCTCGCATTCGAACTGCTGCGCTCGCTGGTCTTTCATGAGCGCCCTCTCTCTGGTCCTGCCTTGCTTGCTGTGCTACCTGCCGGCCACCGGCTGTGTGAAGCTGTCGCAGCGATGCTACGACCAA GTCAGGCTGGATCCTGGGGATGACCCCATCACTCAAGCGTTGttgatcttgttgttgttttgccttccTGAAAACTCTTTCTCATTGCTTTAG
- the SPRY4 gene encoding protein sprouty homolog 4 isoform X1: MEPWTPHSITGAPNSTVAVQPLLDSRIPYGRLQHPLTILPIDQMKTTHLENDYIDNPTLAQLAAQKHPRGHHEPAHPPRCEQDITHPWISFSGRPSSISSSSSTSSDQRLLDHMAPAPVADQSSPRAVRIQPKAINCKPLDLKGPASQEMDKHFLLCEACGKCKCKECALPRTLPSCWVCNQECLCSAQTLVNYSTCMCLVKGVFYHCTNEDDEGSCADHPCSCSHSNCCARWSFMSALSLVLPCLLCYLPATGCVKLSQRCYDQVSRPGCRCKNTNSVICKASPEGKVGSRPEKPF; this comes from the coding sequence ATGGAGCCTTGGACGCCTCACAGCATTACTGGGGCTCCCAATTCCACCGTGGCGGTCCAGCCTCTCCTGGACAGCCGCATCCCCTATGGCAGGCTGCAGCATCCTCTGACCATCCTGCCGATTGACCAAATGAAGACCACGCACCTGGAGAACGACTACATAGACAACCCCACCCTGGCCCAGCTGGCTGCTCAGAAACATCCCCGGGGCCACCACGAGCCCGCCCATCCCCCGCGATGCGAGCAGGACATCACCCACCCGTGGATCTCTTTCAGCGGGCGGCCCAGTTCcatcagcagtagcagcagcacatCTTCGGATCAGAGGCTTTTGGATCACATGGCTCCAGCCCCGGTAGCAGACCAGTCCTCCCCAAGGGCTGTCCGGATACAGCCCAAGGCGATTAATTGCAAGCCCTTGGACCTGAAGGGACCTGCTTCTCAGGAGATGGACAAGCACTTTTTGCTGTGCGAAGCATGTGGGAAATGCAAATGCAAGGAGTGCGCCCTGCCGAGGACTTTGCCCTCCTGCTGGGTGTGCAACCAGGAGTGCCTGTGCTCGGCTCAGACCCTGGTCAACTACTCCACCTGCATGTGTCTGGTGAAGGGCGTCTTCTACCACTGTACCAACGAGGATGACGAGGGCTCTTGCGCAGACCACCCTTGCTCCTGCTCGCATTCGAACTGCTGCGCTCGCTGGTCTTTCATGAGCGCCCTCTCTCTGGTCCTGCCTTGCTTGCTGTGCTACCTGCCGGCCACCGGCTGTGTGAAGCTGTCGCAGCGATGCTACGACCAAGTGAGTCGGCCTGGATGCCGGTGCAAAAACACAAACAGTGTGATTTGCAAAGCATCACCTGAAGGGAAAGTTGGCAGCAGGCCAGAGAAGCCATTTTGA